Proteins encoded together in one Palaemon carinicauda isolate YSFRI2023 chromosome 45, ASM3689809v2, whole genome shotgun sequence window:
- the LOC137634853 gene encoding uncharacterized protein: MNEQKKNKILEENNNLQPPCLLPVLVSFDVVYNVTSRKKPSENDTLKNHLENLLWSIQEFNSQLLNEDSPDNKLFPGQEDEDLSNVGDVFESPEDHGETQEPTENDTLKNRLENLLWRIQEFNSQLLNEDSFDNTLFPGQEDEDLSNVGDVFESPEDHGETQEPRENYSWQNHLENLLWSIQEFNSQLLNEDSFDNKLFPGQEDEDLSNVGDVFESPEDHGETQEPTENDTLKNRLENLLWRIQEFNSQLLNEDSFDNTLFPGQEDEDLSNVGDVFESPEDHGETQEPTENDTLKNRLENLLWRIQEFNSQLLNEDSFDNTLFPGQEDEDLSNVGDVFESPEDHGETQEPTENDTLKNRLENLLWRIQEFNSQLLNEDSFDNTLFPGQEDEDLSNVGDVFESPEDHGETQEPTENDTLKNRLENLLWRIQEFNSQLLNEDSFDNTLFPGQEDEDLSNVGDVFESLEDHGETQEPTENDTLKNRLENLLWRIQEFNSQLLNEDSFDNTLFPGQEDEDLSNVGDVFESPEDHGETQEPTENDTLKNRLENLLWRIQEFNSQLLNEDSFDNTLFPGQEDEDLSNVGDVFESPEDHGETQEPTENDTLKNRLENLLWRIQEFNSQLLNEDSFDNTLFPGQEDEDLSNVGDVFESPEDHGETQEPTENDTLKNRLENLLWRIQEFNSQLLNEDSFDNTLFPGQEDEDLSNVGDVFESPEDHGETQEPTENDTLKNRLENLLWRIQEFNSQLLNEDSFDNTLFPGQEDEDLSNVGDVFESPEDHGETQEPTENDTLKNRLENLLWRIQEFNSQLLNEDSFDNTLFPGQEDEDLSNVGDVFESPEDHGETQEPTENDTLKNRLENLLWRIQEFNSQLLNEDSFDNTLFPGQEDEDLSNVGDVFESPEDHGETQEPTENDTLKNRLENLLWRIQEFNSQLLNEDSFDNTLFPGQEDEDLSNVGDVFESPEDHGETQEPTENDTLKNRLENLLWRIQDFNSQLLNEDSPDNKLFPGQEDEDLSNVGDVFESPEDHGETRVPRENYSWQNHLENLLWSIQDFYSQLLNEDSPDNKLFPGQEDEDLSNVGDVFESPEDHGETREPSENYSWQKCFKDLPLMIQNQFSKELQEEEIDDKPGQCTVYFKKKYNNETWLLKPLHPLFRKFNVMHFCLEFEWEDGRRRYFAGIYKKDEKNVKWGLPVYRKNFDPERGFRMEEFYIPDLDPKTLWERIREVFHPANLKPYDFLNNSCQTMANELLKTFGFDISEYVAEVPDPLVGIVGTLQKKKKKKKKKKKKEEEEEEENEKERKKKKKNNKGKEEEEEEEELWI; this comes from the exons ATGAAcgaacaaaaaaagaataaaatcctgGAAGAGAACAATAATCTTCAGC CACCGTGTCTTTTGCCGGTGCTTGTGAGCTTTGATGTTGTTTATAACGTTACATCCAGGAAAAAGCCAAGTGAAAATGATACTTTGAAAAATCACTTGGAAAACCTGCTTTGGAGCATTCAAGAATTCAACTCGCAGCTACTAAATGAGGATAGTCCCGACAACAAATTATTCCCTGGACAGGAGGACGAGGATTTAAGCAACGTAGGGGATGTATTTGAATCCCCAGAAGACCATGGAGAGACACAAGAGCCAACTGAAAATGATACTTTGAAAAATCGCTTGGAAAACCTGCTTTGGAGGATTCAAGAATTCAACTCGCAGCTACTAAATGAGGATAGTTTCGACAACACATTATTCCCTGGACAGGAGGACGAGGATTTAAGCAACGTAGGGGATGTATTTGAATCCCCAGAAGACCATGGAGAGACACAAGAGCCAAGAGAAAATTATTCTTGGCAAAATCACTTGGAAAACCTGCTTTGGAGCATTCAAGAATTCAACTCGCAGCTACTAAATGAGGATAGTTTCGACAACAAATTATTCCCTGGACAGGAGGACGAGGATTTAAGCAACGTAGGGGATGTATTTGAATCCCCAGAAGACCATGGAGAGACACAAGAGCCAACTGAAAATGATACTTTGAAAAATCGCTTGGAAAACCTGCTTTGGAGGATTCAAGAATTCAACTCGCAGCTACTAAATGAGGATAGTTTCGACAACACATTATTCCCTGGACAGGAGGACGAGGATTTAAGCAACGTAGGGGATGTATTTGAATCCCCAGAAGACCATGGAGAGACACAAGAGCCAACTGAAAATGATACTTTGAAAAATCGCTTGGAAAACCTGCTTTGGAGGATTCAAGAATTCAACTCGCAGCTACTAAATGAGGATAGTTTCGACAACACATTATTCCCTGGACAGGAGGACGAGGATTTAAGCAACGTAGGGGATGTATTTGAATCCCCAGAAGACCATGGAGAGACACAAGAGCCAACTGAAAATGATACTTTGAAAAATCGCTTGGAAAACCTGCTTTGGAGGATTCAAGAATTCAACTCGCAGCTACTAAATGAGGATAGTTTCGACAACACATTATTCCCTGGACAGGAGGACGAGGATTTAAGCAACGTAGGGGATGTATTTGAATCCCCAGAAGACCATGGAGAGACACAAGAGCCAACTGAAAATGATACTTTGAAAAATCGCTTGGAAAACCTGCTTTGGAGGATTCAAGAATTCAACTCGCAGCTACTAAATGAGGATAGTTTCGACAACACATTATTCCCTGGACAGGAGGACGAGGATTTAAGCAACGTAGGGGATGTATTTGAATCCCTAGAAGACCATGGAGAGACACAAGAGCCAACTGAAAATGATACTTTGAAAAATCGCTTGGAAAACCTGCTTTGGAGGATTCAAGAATTCAACTCGCAGCTACTAAATGAGGATAGTTTCGACAACACATTATTCCCTGGACAGGAGGACGAGGATTTAAGCAACGTAGGGGATGTATTTGAATCCCCAGAAGACCATGGAGAGACACAAGAGCCAACTGAAAATGATACTTTGAAAAATCGCTTGGAAAACCTGCTTTGGAGGATTCAAGAATTCAACTCGCAGCTACTAAATGAGGATAGTTTCGACAACACATTATTCCCTGGACAGGAGGACGAGGATTTAAGCAACGTAGGGGATGTATTTGAATCCCCAGAAGACCATGGAGAGACACAAGAGCCAACTGAAAATGATACTTTGAAAAATCGCTTGGAAAACCTGCTTTGGAGGATTCAAGAATTCAACTCGCAGCTACTAAATGAGGATAGTTTCGACAACACATTATTCCCTGGACAGGAGGACGAGGATTTAAGCAACGTAGGGGATGTATTTGAATCCCCAGAAGACCATGGAGAGACACAAGAGCCAACTGAAAATGATACTTTGAAAAATCGCTTGGAAAACCTGCTTTGGAGGATTCAAGAATTCAACTCGCAGCTACTAAATGAGGATAGTTTCGACAACACATTATTCCCTGGACAGGAGGACGAGGATTTAAGCAACGTAGGGGATGTATTTGAATCCCCAGAAGACCATGGAGAGACACAAGAGCCAACTGAAAATGATACTTTGAAAAATCGCTTGGAAAACCTGCTTTGGAGGATTCAAGAATTCAACTCGCAGCTACTAAATGAGGATAGTTTCGACAACACATTATTCCCTGGACAGGAGGACGAGGATTTAAGCAACGTAGGGGATGTATTTGAATCCCCAGAAGACCATGGAGAGACACAAGAGCCAACTGAAAATGATACTTTGAAAAATCGCTTGGAAAACCTGCTTTGGAGGATTCAAGAATTCAACTCGCAGCTACTAAATGAGGATAGTTTCGACAACACATTATTCCCTGGACAGGAGGACGAGGATTTAAGCAACGTAGGGGATGTATTTGAATCCCCAGAAGACCATGGAGAGACACAAGAGCCAACTGAAAATGATACTTTGAAAAATCGCTTGGAAAACCTGCTTTGGAGGATTCAAGAATTCAACTCGCAGCTACTAAATGAGGATAGTTTCGACAACACATTATTCCCTGGACAGGAGGACGAGGATTTAAGCAACGTAGGGGATGTATTTGAATCCCCAGAAGACCATGGAGAGACACAAGAGCCAACTGAAAATGATACTTTGAAAAATCGCTTGGAAAACCTGCTTTGGAGGATTCAAGAATTCAACTCGCAGCTACTAAATGAGGATAGTTTCGACAACACATTATTCCCTGGACAGGAGGACGAGGATTTAAGCAACGTAGGGGATGTATTTGAATCCCCAGAAGACCATGGAGAGACACAAGAGCCAACTGAAAATGATACTTTGAAAAATCGCTTGGAAAACCTGCTTTGGAGGATTCAAGACTTCAACTCGCAGCTACTAAATGAGGATAGTCCCGACAACAAATTATTCCCTGGACAGGAGGACGAGGATTTAAGCAACGTAGGGGATGTATTTGAATCCCCAGAAGACCATGGAGAGACACGAGTGCCAAGGGAAAATTATTCTTGGCAAAATCACTTGGAAAACCTGCTTTGGAGCATTCAAGACTTCTACTCGCAGCTACTAAATGAGGATAGTCCCGACAACAAATTATTCCCTGGACAGGAGGACGAGGATTTAAGCAACGTAGGGGATGTATTTGAATCCCCAGAAGACCATGGAGAGACACGAGAGCCAAGTGAAAATTATTCTTGGCAAAAATGCTTCAAAGACCTGCCTTTGATGATTCAAAATCAGTTCTCCAAGGAGCTACAAGAGGAGGAGATAGACGACAAGCCGGGACAATGCACCGtatatttcaaaaagaaatataacaacgAAACTTGGTTGCTCAAGCCCCTACACCCGCTCTTTCGTAAGTTTAATGTAATGCATTTCTGCTTAGAATTTGAGTGGGAAGATGGCAGAAGACGCTACTTTGCTGGAATATacaagaaggatgaaaaaaatGTCAAGTGGGGATTACCAGTCTACAGGAAAAACTTCGACCCAGAGAGAGGATTCAGGATGGAAGAATTCTACATACCGGACTTAGACCCTAAAACTCTCTGGGAAAGGATTCGAGAGGTTTTTCACCCCGCTAATTTAAAGCCCTACGATTTCTTAAATAATAGTTGCCAGACAATGGCCAATGAATTATTGAAAACGTTTGGGTTTGACATTTCGGAGTACGTAGCCGAGGTTCCAGACCCTTTAGTTGGCATTGTCG GGActcttcagaagaagaagaagaagaagaagaagaagaagaagaaggaggaggaggaggaggaggagaatgagaaggagagaaaaaagaagaagaagaacaataaggggaaagaagaagaagaagaagaagaagaactatggATTTAG